A window of Metabacillus sp. B2-18 contains these coding sequences:
- a CDS encoding fructose-6-phosphate aldolase, whose protein sequence is MKLVVDSANVEAIKNLHEFLPLDGVTTNPSIIVKENKEFFPLLRDIRNVIGDEKELFVQTISEKAEEIVKEANYICNTLTGSILIKVPVTFEGIKAIKMLKQDGIRTLATTVYTPMSALMAAKAGAEYVAPYVNRIDNLTGNGVKVVSDIIQIFLAHNLPCKVLAASFKNVQQLQNVILSGTHGITAPSELMKEVFNNPSVERDVKSFREEWLSQYGKESKSLILTK, encoded by the coding sequence ATGAAGTTAGTAGTTGATTCTGCAAATGTTGAAGCCATTAAGAATTTACATGAGTTTTTACCTCTTGATGGTGTTACGACAAATCCTAGTATCATCGTTAAAGAAAACAAGGAGTTTTTTCCACTTTTAAGAGACATACGAAACGTTATCGGTGATGAAAAAGAGCTATTTGTTCAAACGATATCAGAAAAAGCTGAGGAAATCGTAAAGGAAGCCAATTATATTTGTAATACGCTAACAGGCAGTATTTTAATAAAGGTTCCGGTTACATTTGAGGGAATAAAGGCGATAAAAATGTTGAAACAAGATGGGATACGAACGTTAGCTACTACTGTTTATACTCCAATGAGTGCTTTAATGGCTGCAAAAGCAGGTGCTGAATATGTTGCTCCGTATGTTAATCGAATTGATAATTTAACAGGTAATGGAGTGAAAGTTGTTTCTGACATTATACAAATTTTCTTAGCTCATAATCTACCTTGCAAAGTATTAGCCGCAAGCTTTAAAAATGTACAACAACTACAAAATGTAATTCTATCTGGTACACATGGAATTACAGCTCCATCAGAGTTAATGAAGGAAGTGTTTAATAATCCTTCAGTGGAGAGAGATGTCAAAAGCTTTAGGGAAGAATGGTTGAGTCAATATGGAAAAGAAAGCAAAAGCTTGATTTTAACAAAATAA
- a CDS encoding HAD family hydrolase, with protein sequence MKAVVFDFDGLIIDTELALYEAFRKILQLDTNEFPIADYASYIGTDSEALYDYILEKTNGQMTLEEIIEKSSSLHKENLKSPVARDGVEDYLKEAKNVGLKIGLASSSDRNWVTFFLKELNLLEYFDIIQTRDDVENVKPDPSLYQNVINFFGIEPSDAIAFEDSVNGSKAALAAGLKCVIVPNKVTENLPFENIHLRLDSMKDKAFSDVIKVIETLYV encoded by the coding sequence ATTAAGGCAGTTGTTTTTGATTTTGACGGATTAATTATAGATACTGAACTTGCACTATATGAAGCATTTCGGAAGATATTACAACTTGATACTAATGAATTTCCTATAGCTGATTATGCTTCCTACATTGGAACTGATTCTGAAGCTCTTTATGACTATATTTTGGAAAAAACAAATGGACAAATGACTCTAGAAGAAATTATTGAAAAATCCTCGTCACTACATAAAGAGAACCTTAAAAGCCCTGTGGCACGGGATGGCGTTGAAGATTATTTGAAAGAGGCAAAAAATGTAGGGTTGAAAATTGGGTTAGCATCTAGTTCAGATCGAAATTGGGTTACCTTTTTTCTCAAAGAATTAAACCTATTAGAATACTTTGATATCATTCAAACAAGGGATGATGTGGAAAACGTAAAGCCAGACCCCTCTTTATATCAGAATGTTATTAACTTTTTTGGGATAGAACCATCCGATGCAATTGCCTTTGAGGACTCTGTAAATGGTTCTAAGGCTGCATTAGCTGCAGGATTAAAATGTGTTATCGTTCCAAATAAAGTTACAGAGAATCTTCCCTTTGAGAATATCCACTTAAGATTAGATAGTATGAAAGATAAAGCATTTTCTGATGTTATTAAAGTGATCGAAACACTTTATGTATAG
- a CDS encoding phosphocarrier protein HPr: MVEQTFIVLEKTGIHARPATTMVQVAGKFNSDINLEYNGKSVNLKSIMGVMSLGIPVDAELKIVASGEDEKEAIEALAEEITKHGLCK, encoded by the coding sequence ATGGTTGAACAAACATTTATTGTATTAGAGAAAACAGGAATCCATGCACGTCCAGCAACTACAATGGTACAAGTGGCAGGTAAATTCAACTCAGATATCAATCTTGAGTACAACGGAAAAAGTGTTAACTTAAAGTCAATTATGGGTGTCATGTCTTTAGGAATACCAGTAGACGCTGAATTAAAAATAGTTGCTTCGGGGGAAGATGAGAAAGAAGCAATTGAAGCTCTAGCTGAAGAAATAACAAAACATGGGCTGTGTAAATAA
- a CDS encoding response regulator, whose protein sequence is MINVLIVEDDPMVAEFNKRYLEQVDGFLLVNIADSVKEALDVIEEKNVDLLLLDVFMPGENGLSLLRKVREEKQDIDAILITAASDVEKIQEALRNGAVDYLIKPFEFDRFEQALRTYRDQYVYLKRQKTINQEDLDQLLLVKEENNDQGILKPLPKGLSRKTLVTVLEAVKQQGKAPFSTDVIAEVTEISRVSVRKYLKFLNDIGVIDETLTYGIGRPLYSYIYNTDKQYLLDGYE, encoded by the coding sequence GTGATTAATGTTTTAATAGTTGAAGATGATCCAATGGTTGCAGAATTTAACAAGCGATATTTAGAGCAAGTAGATGGTTTTTTATTAGTGAATATTGCAGATAGTGTGAAGGAAGCTTTAGATGTTATTGAGGAAAAAAATGTGGACCTTCTCCTTTTAGATGTTTTTATGCCGGGAGAAAATGGTTTATCTTTACTCAGAAAAGTTAGAGAGGAAAAACAAGATATTGATGCCATACTTATTACAGCTGCTTCTGATGTTGAGAAAATTCAGGAGGCTCTTAGAAATGGTGCGGTCGATTACTTGATTAAGCCTTTTGAATTTGACCGATTTGAACAGGCCCTAAGGACATACCGAGATCAATATGTTTATTTAAAAAGGCAAAAAACAATTAATCAAGAGGATCTTGATCAGCTTTTACTAGTAAAAGAAGAGAATAATGATCAAGGTATTTTAAAGCCTCTACCAAAAGGGTTATCGAGAAAAACTCTTGTTACGGTTCTTGAAGCGGTAAAACAACAAGGGAAAGCACCCTTTTCTACTGATGTTATCGCAGAGGTGACGGAGATATCGAGAGTATCTGTTAGGAAATATTTAAAGTTCCTAAATGATATTGGAGTTATTGATGAGACATTAACATACGGCATTGGGAGACCTCTATATTCCTATATATATAATACTGACAAACAATATTTGCTTGATGGATATGAATAA
- a CDS encoding 2-hydroxycarboxylate transporter family protein, with the protein MKARPKLKIINTPILWFVLFGVITLISMYTGSLPGGMIGSLLVMIILGEAFGWLGDRTPIVKTFLGGGAIVAIFGSAYMVYSGLLPETITTSVTDFMKTGGFLDFYIAALITGSILGMNSKILVKVGLRYFLPIFGAVIGAIIIAGLFGSLVGFSLQDAILVITMPIMGGGMGAGAVPMSQIYSEMLGNEPSYYISMLVPALALGNVFAIVLASVLDMVGRRFPSLSGNGQLIKGFTYEKTKRKYDIEVMGVGLLAALTFFTLGNVLGDFVPLHPYAIMIILVAAAKVANIIPKIVLDGASQWYQFVASNWTFALLFGIGVAYTDLNTVLEALSFQYILTVFGVVLGAIIGAGLLGKLVGFYPIEAAITAGLCMANMGGTGDVAVLSAAKRMELMPFAQISSRLGGALILLLSGLIIPLLV; encoded by the coding sequence ATGAAAGCGAGACCAAAATTAAAAATAATTAATACACCAATTTTATGGTTTGTTTTATTTGGTGTGATTACGTTGATAAGTATGTATACAGGTAGTTTACCAGGAGGTATGATTGGTAGTTTGCTTGTTATGATTATATTAGGTGAAGCTTTCGGATGGTTAGGTGATCGTACACCGATCGTTAAAACATTTCTTGGTGGAGGAGCGATTGTCGCAATCTTTGGTTCTGCGTATATGGTCTACAGCGGCCTTCTACCAGAAACCATTACAACTTCGGTAACTGATTTTATGAAAACAGGTGGATTTTTAGACTTCTATATAGCTGCATTAATTACAGGTAGTATTTTAGGAATGAATTCTAAGATACTAGTCAAGGTTGGATTACGTTATTTCTTACCGATCTTTGGGGCTGTAATTGGGGCAATTATTATTGCAGGATTGTTTGGCTCGCTTGTTGGTTTTTCACTTCAAGATGCTATTCTAGTTATAACAATGCCAATTATGGGAGGCGGAATGGGTGCAGGTGCTGTTCCAATGAGTCAAATTTACTCCGAAATGTTAGGGAATGAACCAAGCTATTACATTTCAATGCTTGTACCAGCACTTGCCTTAGGAAATGTGTTTGCGATAGTACTTGCTAGTGTGCTAGATATGGTGGGGCGAAGATTTCCGTCTTTATCAGGAAATGGTCAATTAATTAAAGGATTTACGTATGAAAAAACAAAGCGAAAATATGATATTGAAGTAATGGGTGTTGGACTATTAGCAGCTTTAACATTCTTCACGCTCGGAAATGTTTTGGGAGACTTTGTTCCTTTACATCCTTATGCCATTATGATTATTTTAGTAGCTGCTGCAAAAGTGGCTAATATTATCCCGAAAATTGTTCTTGATGGAGCTAGTCAATGGTATCAATTTGTGGCTAGTAACTGGACTTTTGCTCTATTATTCGGTATTGGTGTGGCCTACACAGATTTAAACACTGTACTTGAAGCTTTATCATTCCAATACATCTTAACAGTTTTTGGTGTTGTTTTAGGGGCGATTATTGGGGCTGGTCTTTTAGGTAAATTAGTTGGGTTCTATCCAATCGAAGCTGCAATTACAGCTGGATTATGTATGGCAAATATGGGTGGAACAGGTGATGTGGCCGTATTGTCTGCAGCAAAACGTATGGAATTAATGCCGTTTGCACAAATCTCATCTAGATTAGGTGGGGCTTTGATATTATTACTTTCTGGCCTAATTATTCCACTTCTTGTATAG
- a CDS encoding AEC family transporter, producing the protein MEFILVVLPAFIILAIGYIGQKKIKIDRKSVSVTALYLMYPFLAFRTFYTNELTMEYLYILLFCLSLCFSLLLIVLTVSRLRKLGQTKTSAVILSGVFMNSGNYGTPIILFAFGSVGFDYAVIMMVIQSILMNTIGLYYAAKGSVETSGMKDSLMRIVKMPILYGALIGIIVQLSTIKVPEFLMRSVDMIADATIPTIMLVLGMQLASLSRSAVKLKSISGIIILRVVISPILACIIVMFLPIEGQLEKILIVLSAMPTAANTTMFALQFNTDPDFVSFSTMVTTVLSIITVPLMLLLVS; encoded by the coding sequence ATGGAGTTTATCTTGGTTGTGTTGCCGGCCTTTATTATTCTAGCAATAGGATATATTGGGCAAAAAAAGATAAAAATTGACCGCAAGTCTGTTTCGGTTACTGCCCTCTATTTAATGTACCCTTTTCTAGCATTTCGAACATTTTATACAAATGAGCTAACAATGGAATACCTTTATATTCTCTTGTTTTGTCTTTCGCTTTGCTTTAGTTTGTTACTTATAGTATTAACCGTATCGAGGCTAAGAAAGTTAGGACAAACGAAAACGTCTGCTGTGATTTTATCAGGTGTATTTATGAATAGCGGGAACTATGGAACACCGATCATTTTGTTTGCTTTTGGAAGTGTAGGCTTTGATTATGCCGTTATTATGATGGTTATTCAATCGATATTGATGAATACAATTGGCCTCTACTATGCTGCGAAAGGCAGTGTGGAAACAAGTGGTATGAAGGATTCATTGATGAGAATTGTTAAGATGCCGATTCTTTATGGAGCACTAATAGGGATAATTGTACAACTAAGTACTATTAAGGTTCCTGAATTCCTAATGAGATCTGTTGATATGATAGCAGATGCAACTATTCCAACCATTATGCTCGTATTGGGTATGCAGTTAGCATCGCTAAGCCGCTCAGCTGTCAAATTAAAAAGTATTAGTGGGATTATTATCTTGAGAGTTGTGATATCGCCTATATTGGCCTGTATTATTGTAATGTTCCTTCCAATAGAAGGACAATTAGAGAAGATATTAATTGTACTTTCTGCCATGCCTACTGCTGCGAATACAACTATGTTCGCTTTACAATTTAATACTGATCCGGATTTTGTGTCATTTAGTACAATGGTGACAACTGTATTAAGCATTATAACAGTTCCTTTAATGCTTTTGCTTGTATCTTAG
- a CDS encoding sulfite exporter TauE/SafE family protein → MRKLLIFAIVGFFAQLIDGALGMAYGLTSTSLLLAFGVAPAVASASIHMSEIATTAVSGISHYKFGNVDKKMVITLMIPGAISAFIGAAFLSSLPGHLIKPYISIFLMIMGIYVLSRFLFKWNPKQEKQKTSAWYLIPLGAIAGFFDSVGGGGWGPINTPALLSRKGAIPSKVIGTVDTSEFAVTTASTLGFIIFLGWEQFNYVWVAAFVIGGVIAAPIAAWLVRIIPAYLLGVVVGGFIVLTNLNTVLDIFGTSGNLKLVIYSILFIAWIVAIVRSFQRNSHLEKLHKVT, encoded by the coding sequence ATGAGAAAACTACTTATCTTTGCGATCGTCGGTTTTTTTGCACAATTAATTGATGGTGCTCTTGGAATGGCTTATGGACTAACATCAACTTCACTTTTATTAGCTTTTGGGGTTGCTCCTGCAGTGGCATCAGCATCCATTCATATGTCTGAAATCGCTACAACTGCTGTTTCAGGTATATCTCATTATAAGTTTGGAAATGTAGATAAAAAAATGGTCATAACTTTAATGATTCCAGGAGCAATCAGTGCTTTTATCGGTGCTGCATTTTTAAGTAGCCTTCCGGGTCATTTAATCAAACCTTATATTTCAATCTTCTTAATGATTATGGGGATTTATGTATTAAGTCGATTTCTATTCAAGTGGAACCCAAAACAGGAGAAGCAAAAAACCTCTGCGTGGTATTTAATTCCTCTTGGTGCTATTGCTGGCTTCTTTGATTCTGTAGGAGGTGGCGGTTGGGGTCCAATAAACACCCCCGCATTATTATCTAGAAAAGGAGCCATTCCAAGCAAAGTGATCGGGACTGTAGATACTAGTGAATTTGCTGTTACTACTGCATCCACTTTGGGTTTTATCATTTTTCTAGGCTGGGAGCAATTTAACTATGTGTGGGTTGCTGCTTTTGTAATTGGAGGTGTGATCGCTGCACCTATTGCAGCCTGGCTAGTCCGTATTATCCCTGCATACTTACTAGGAGTGGTTGTAGGTGGGTTTATCGTCCTAACAAATCTCAATACTGTATTAGATATATTTGGCACTTCAGGTAACCTAAAGCTTGTCATTTATTCGATTCTTTTCATTGCTTGGATAGTAGCTATCGTGCGGAGTTTTCAAAGAAATAGTCATTTAGAAAAATTACACAAAGTAACTTAG
- a CDS encoding excisionase family DNA-binding protein, with translation MYLTLKETAEYLSLPEDQIENLIAEKKVRALFDGEQYLINKDQFKTHFEQLEKYKALIEEYLKEPIPEDIDVKDED, from the coding sequence ATGTACCTAACATTAAAGGAAACAGCTGAGTATCTCTCATTGCCTGAAGATCAAATTGAAAATCTGATAGCTGAAAAGAAGGTAAGAGCCCTTTTTGATGGTGAACAATATTTAATTAATAAAGATCAATTTAAAACACATTTTGAGCAGTTGGAAAAATATAAAGCTCTAATTGAAGAATACTTAAAAGAGCCAATACCGGAAGATATAGATGTAAAAGATGAGGATTAA
- a CDS encoding alpha/beta hydrolase, with the protein MLSIYEENFNVTTDVTLRGTLAIPESSEEKYPAIVIINGSGGADRDGNMKKPAIESNLYKELAHYLTHLGFISLRYDKRSVGESDGDPIKSGMMDLVKDVRGMVQFLKAHPKVDPTKIILLGHSEGCILATIAQQEVPVGGMVLIAGAASSLKEPMLYQNLIILDEIQKLKGLKGMMLRFLLTEEKLRKQLDDLFQKMTMSEGDTIRYKLKKTPARWFREHFSYSSEEIVEMLGECEYPILAITGDKDVQADYNDLNRMKQLEKPNTRAVVIKNMDHMLKEFKGEKTVLNLMKQYKQEAKDPIHSQLKVELGNWLTEQFL; encoded by the coding sequence ATGCTTTCTATATATGAGGAAAATTTTAATGTTACAACTGATGTTACTTTAAGAGGTACTTTAGCTATTCCAGAATCAAGTGAAGAGAAATATCCAGCGATCGTAATAATAAATGGTTCTGGAGGAGCTGATCGTGATGGAAACATGAAAAAGCCTGCAATAGAATCAAATTTATATAAAGAATTGGCACATTATTTAACACATCTAGGATTTATTTCACTAAGATATGATAAAAGATCTGTTGGTGAAAGTGATGGAGATCCAATTAAGTCAGGAATGATGGATTTAGTTAAAGATGTGAGAGGGATGGTTCAATTCTTAAAAGCACATCCAAAAGTTGATCCAACAAAAATAATTTTGCTCGGACACAGTGAAGGGTGTATTTTAGCAACAATTGCACAGCAAGAAGTCCCCGTTGGTGGAATGGTATTAATAGCAGGGGCTGCTTCCAGTTTAAAAGAGCCAATGTTGTATCAAAATCTTATCATTCTTGATGAAATACAAAAGTTAAAAGGTTTAAAAGGAATGATGTTAAGGTTTTTATTAACTGAAGAAAAATTAAGAAAACAGTTAGATGATCTATTTCAGAAAATGACGATGTCAGAAGGAGATACAATAAGATATAAACTGAAAAAAACTCCTGCTAGGTGGTTTAGAGAGCATTTTTCATATTCAAGTGAAGAAATAGTGGAAATGTTAGGCGAGTGTGAGTATCCAATCTTAGCCATAACTGGTGATAAAGATGTTCAGGCGGACTACAATGATTTAAACAGAATGAAACAACTTGAAAAACCTAATACAAGGGCCGTTGTGATAAAGAATATGGATCATATGCTAAAGGAGTTTAAAGGGGAAAAAACTGTTTTAAACCTAATGAAGCAATACAAGCAGGAAGCAAAAGACCCTATTCATTCACAATTAAAAGTAGAGTTGGGTAATTGGTTAACAGAGCAATTTTTATAA
- a CDS encoding BMP family ABC transporter substrate-binding protein yields the protein MQQSKQLRMIGIITLIVGIVIIGTILYKTKGIISDAAANYFVGNTKVTIITSDVLVDQSWGSLAYKGKLKIEEMFPVDVTLYSEIDTEKSMKKTIKTATKEGSKLIIGHGREFSDVFTEVAEQNPDIHFITIHGDSKYPNQSVYTFDQGEIEYFAALASSVVTKNNKIALIDAFDAREKNPEFETGLKYYKPEATFYYRYVDSRDDGKKAVQIFRELINEGVDVVYSKGNSYNREIINLAKKEDIHVIGYLDDQSYMGKDHVVTSVLNDVSQAYVAIMEDYFSEDGIPHGKVMLGANHGVYGLAPFGPMLTEEEKEMIKKEMEKYEKGKLVFP from the coding sequence ATGCAACAATCGAAACAGCTAAGGATGATAGGCATAATAACATTGATTGTTGGAATCGTCATTATAGGGACTATTTTATATAAAACAAAGGGAATTATTTCTGACGCTGCTGCAAATTATTTTGTTGGCAATACAAAAGTAACCATTATAACATCGGATGTTCTCGTAGACCAAAGTTGGGGAAGTTTGGCGTATAAAGGAAAGCTGAAGATTGAAGAGATGTTTCCTGTTGATGTAACACTTTATAGTGAGATAGATACAGAAAAAAGCATGAAAAAAACGATTAAAACAGCAACAAAAGAGGGATCAAAGCTAATTATCGGACATGGTCGTGAGTTTTCAGATGTTTTTACGGAGGTTGCTGAACAAAATCCAGACATCCACTTTATAACGATACATGGAGATTCAAAATATCCTAATCAATCTGTCTATACTTTTGACCAGGGAGAAATTGAATATTTTGCTGCTTTAGCTTCTAGTGTAGTCACAAAAAATAACAAAATTGCTTTAATAGATGCTTTTGATGCTAGAGAAAAAAACCCTGAGTTTGAAACTGGATTAAAGTATTACAAGCCAGAAGCAACGTTTTACTATCGATATGTGGATAGCCGTGATGACGGAAAAAAAGCAGTGCAAATCTTTCGTGAGTTAATTAATGAGGGTGTGGACGTGGTCTACAGCAAAGGAAACTCTTATAATAGAGAAATTATAAATTTGGCTAAAAAAGAAGATATCCATGTGATAGGTTATCTTGATGATCAATCATATATGGGGAAAGATCATGTCGTAACGAGTGTTTTGAATGATGTTTCACAAGCGTATGTTGCGATTATGGAAGATTATTTCAGTGAAGATGGAATACCACATGGCAAAGTGATGTTAGGGGCAAATCATGGTGTATATGGCCTAGCTCCCTTTGGGCCGATGTTGACTGAAGAAGAAAAAGAAATGATTAAAAAAGAGATGGAAAAGTATGAGAAAGGAAAGTTGGTTTTTCCTTAA
- a CDS encoding sensor histidine kinase has product MLKKLLKNMSFRTKILSTLLILTFVLSGFSLILVQSIDKVNQVSNKIKQKNIPELYWLSKWDEELSVKGIVVNDFLEESKCCELSAKYQSVEDTQESESGYSSPKIPSSLNNINKRMELLDFMIVNNVQGLLDYHDQNGAKEFIESNYLPQYNLLKEEIKKAKENTYSKLDGHSNEFSAIIKNSLWLLIFVTIIAIGLSIFAAYRISANLTKPVESMINKVDRIANGQYGLTLNSSEQAEFEQLTNSINQMSIKLKDSFNTILNDKLYREQILNSLPVGIITINDTSTEISVNKTATKILGMDEQQLKQLFITQGDRKNEFFWEILSSKTVYKHTKVPFITSEGTKLLLVSQAEVLNQQQKVIGRVKNFVDITETEELEKRMNQSEKLAAVGEIAAGAAHEIRNPLTVVHGFLSLMNQSFSEKVKDQYHMSLIMKEIERINSIIEEMLLLSKPGAPIRKNIYLQHIMEEFLPLIIQSSEDIEFIIDLHPIQLSVDPKQIKQVFHNLIRNSIEAMCGKGVIHIYSELTESSYRIYLKDSGSGIPLDMQKTIFEPFVSSKDNGTGLGLMIVKRIVENHQGMIFIQESSADGTIFVLDLPLNK; this is encoded by the coding sequence GTGTTGAAGAAACTTTTAAAAAATATGTCTTTTCGCACAAAAATTCTCTCAACCCTTCTCATCTTAACCTTTGTGTTAAGTGGCTTTTCACTAATTCTTGTTCAATCTATAGATAAGGTAAATCAAGTTAGCAACAAAATAAAACAGAAGAATATCCCTGAGCTGTATTGGCTTTCAAAGTGGGATGAAGAGTTAAGTGTTAAAGGAATAGTGGTCAACGATTTCCTGGAAGAAAGCAAGTGTTGTGAGCTTTCTGCTAAGTATCAATCTGTTGAAGATACACAAGAAAGTGAATCTGGTTATAGCTCTCCAAAAATCCCGAGTTCTCTTAATAATATAAATAAGAGAATGGAATTACTGGATTTTATGATTGTTAATAATGTACAAGGTTTGTTAGATTATCATGATCAAAATGGAGCAAAGGAATTTATTGAATCTAACTATTTACCACAATACAATTTATTAAAAGAAGAGATTAAGAAAGCTAAGGAAAACACTTATTCTAAGTTAGATGGCCATTCAAATGAGTTTTCAGCCATTATAAAAAACTCACTATGGTTACTAATCTTTGTTACGATAATAGCTATTGGCTTATCTATTTTTGCTGCTTATCGAATAAGTGCAAACCTGACAAAGCCTGTAGAATCAATGATAAACAAAGTAGATCGGATTGCCAATGGTCAATATGGGCTAACTTTGAACTCTTCAGAACAAGCTGAATTTGAACAGCTTACAAATTCGATTAATCAAATGTCTATAAAGTTGAAGGATTCCTTTAACACAATTCTTAATGACAAATTGTACAGGGAGCAAATACTAAATTCATTACCTGTTGGAATTATTACAATAAATGATACTTCTACTGAAATATCAGTCAATAAGACTGCAACGAAAATATTAGGTATGGATGAGCAACAGCTTAAACAGCTTTTTATCACACAAGGTGATAGGAAAAATGAATTTTTTTGGGAGATACTATCTTCAAAAACGGTTTATAAACATACGAAGGTTCCTTTTATTACGAGTGAAGGAACTAAGCTGCTTCTTGTTTCACAAGCAGAAGTGCTGAACCAACAACAAAAAGTTATAGGCAGAGTTAAAAATTTCGTTGATATTACTGAAACTGAAGAGTTGGAAAAAAGAATGAATCAATCTGAAAAATTAGCTGCAGTAGGAGAAATTGCTGCTGGTGCTGCACATGAAATTCGAAATCCTTTAACGGTTGTACATGGATTTTTATCATTAATGAACCAGTCGTTTTCGGAAAAGGTGAAAGATCAGTATCATATGTCGCTAATTATGAAAGAAATAGAACGAATAAACAGTATTATTGAGGAAATGCTTCTTCTTTCTAAGCCAGGTGCACCAATAAGAAAAAACATTTATCTTCAACATATTATGGAAGAATTTTTACCTCTTATCATCCAATCTTCTGAAGATATTGAATTTATCATTGATTTACATCCAATTCAATTATCCGTTGATCCAAAACAGATTAAGCAGGTTTTTCATAATCTTATTCGGAACAGTATTGAAGCAATGTGTGGTAAAGGTGTTATTCATATATACTCGGAGCTAACAGAAAGTTCATATCGAATATATCTAAAGGATAGTGGATCTGGAATTCCATTGGATATGCAAAAAACAATATTTGAGCCGTTTGTAAGCTCAAAAGATAATGGAACAGGTCTAGGATTGATGATTGTTAAGAGAATTGTGGAAAATCATCAGGGTATGATCTTTATTCAGGAGAGTTCTGCGGATGGAACGATCTTTGTATTAGATCTTCCTTTAAATAAATAA